The genomic stretch GGGTTTTGACAATATGTTCCGTGCGGTAGAAAAGCTCAATGAAGGCATGCAGGATACCGAGATCGTATTTGACGAAGAAGAAGTCCTGGCCGAGGAATCAGAATTGGACACTCTGGACGAGGTTTTACGTGAAATCGAACAGCAGGCGCAATTGAACCTGATAAACGGTTCCGAAAGCTATGGCGATCTCACTGTGAGCGATCTGTTGATAGCGCTGCTTTCCCGCTGGGACAAATCCCAGTCGCTCCGAGATATCCGCCTGTCGGACATGATCAGCCTGTTTGTGGATATGCAAAGCCAACAGAAATAAGCAATGCCAAAAGAGCCCCAAAAATGCAACAGCATCTGCGAAAAATGCCTTCACAAATGCAAACAATTGGATACCGTACAGCTGCTTTCCTGCCCGCGCTATGAAGCTCAACCGGTGCAGTTGGAGATAAAAGTACCGGGGCTGGACAAACGTAGGTAACAGGCATGATCCGCATTATTGCCGGAATCCACAAGAAGCGTAACTTGCAATCTGTTCCCGGAAGAAGCACACGTCCCACTACCGATTTTAACCGCGAAATGATCTTTGGCACCTATCAGGATTTTAAGGGCAAGAAAGTGCTGGATCTCTTTGCCGGTACCGGAGCTTTTGGGTTGGAAGCGCTCTCGCGCGGAGCCGCCTGGATCGATTTTGTGGAATTTGCCAATGCCGCTATCGGAACCATTTTGAATAATATCTCTACGCTTTCCTGCACAGATCGGTGTCACGTGTATCGCAAACGTGCCGAAGCCTTTCTTAAGGATTGTGAGAGCAGCTACGATGTGATCTTTCTGGATCCGCCCTACGATAAAAACCTGATCAATCCCTCTCTGCAGACCATATTTGAGCGTAAGATGCTGAAACCCAAGGGACTGGTGATGGTGGAGCATTCCCGCAACGAAAAGATAGCCGAAGACTTATGCGGCTACATTCTGAAACAAAAGGAAATGAAAAAATGCTGCTTCACCTGGCTGGCAGAAGATCCTGAGGCTATTTGATCACGATACTCTTTTGGCGACGATACACTTTCCCGCCATCAGTAGATTGAGACTCCCACAAAACCAGATATAGACCACGCGGAGCGTAGCTACCACCGCTTTTCTTCCCATCCCAACATAGGACTCCGCGATCCGCAATTTGCAGATTGTCCGCCAGGCTGATTACCTTGCGTCCATTCATATCCCAAATGCTGCAATTCACGCGGTTTGAGACTACCGGCATATTGTAACTGATGTTTAGCACCTCACCATTGCGGACATCACAGGGAGATCCGAAGATTTTCAGGTACTCATTATGCTGCGGGAGGTCCTGACTTGTGTGGAAATTCTCTGCACAGGGGCTGGGTTCACCCAGGCGCCACATGACTTCTGTATCCTGTAAAACTCGTTGAAAAGACATCTCCGCGGTGCTGGAAACATAGGCCATTGAATCCAGCAAAGCGAATTCATCCCAGAGGTATAGGGCATCCCCGTCATTATTCAGCTGAGTCCAGGATTGTGCCTGCAGCACCAGAGCAGAGGGACATTGGGGATATTCTTCCAGAAAGCTTGCGGGATCGGAGCACAGCACGAAGTAGCCCGGTACATCCGGTAAATTGAAACTAATGCTTGCTCCAGATGCATCATGGATTTGGTAGCTTCCCTTTGCAGAGGAAGCTGGGGCATACAGCTCTATCCATTCTTGTTTCCCTGGGAGTGGAGCAGGAAACACCTCGTTCAAGTGCGGAGCTTCTGCAAATTGCCCCAATACGCTGTAGTGCATGAGGTTATTATCTGTATCAAGATCGTTTTGATGTTCCAGAAACAGATACATCAATTCCACATCTTCCGGCAGGATAAAGCTAAGCCTGATGCTGTCTCCCAGTGCCAGGGGCGGAAGCTCTTCCTGATGAAAGGCTTGCTCTCCATAATACGCGGTAAACAGTGCATTGTAAGGGCTGGGATACGGACCCAGGTTTCGCACACCGATACTAAACTGACGGAAAGACTCCCCCGGTTCATAGGAAGGCCCATAGAGAGCTAGATCAGTGTAGACATGATTGTGTAGATTGGGGGTGGGATTCTGCTCAATCCGAAAGTCGTTGCCACACATATTGCTATCCCTGCCATCCACCACCCGCGCCAGAGAGCAACCTTCCGGAGCGTCCGGAGCAAAGCTGTAAGCCTCTGTGCCATAGTCGTCTGTGAGTAGATTTGTGTTTGGTTCATCGTAGATAATAGTATCCGTGTAGGTGCTGTCGGAATTTACAAAGCGGATTCCGTCGCTAGCGCTGCCACCATTTTGAAAGTTGAGATTGGCATAGAACTGAGCATTTCCCATACCCGTTCCTCCGATCATCACCATATAGCCTGGGCGTAACAGGAAATAGGGAAATTCGAATTGTTGGATCCAGGATGTGCCGCAACTATAAATCCTGGCACCGGTTAGATCTACGGTTTCAGTACCGGGATTGTAGAGCTCGATCCATTCCTTGCCGCTATCTGCCCCCTCAGGATCGTAACATACTTCATTGATCACCACTTGAGAGCCGAGACAGCCGTATATGAGCAGAAAAGCAAAGGTGAAAATGCAGGAGATCACGCGTT from Candidatus Cloacimonadota bacterium encodes the following:
- the rsmD gene encoding 16S rRNA (guanine(966)-N(2))-methyltransferase RsmD → MIRIIAGIHKKRNLQSVPGRSTRPTTDFNREMIFGTYQDFKGKKVLDLFAGTGAFGLEALSRGAAWIDFVEFANAAIGTILNNISTLSCTDRCHVYRKRAEAFLKDCESSYDVIFLDPPYDKNLINPSLQTIFERKMLKPKGLVMVEHSRNEKIAEDLCGYILKQKEMKKCCFTWLAEDPEAI
- a CDS encoding lamin tail domain-containing protein, encoding MVINEVCYDPEGADSGKEWIELYNPGTETVDLTGARIYSCGTSWIQQFEFPYFLLRPGYMVMIGGTGMGNAQFYANLNFQNGGSASDGIRFVNSDSTYTDTIIYDEPNTNLLTDDYGTEAYSFAPDAPEGCSLARVVDGRDSNMCGNDFRIEQNPTPNLHNHVYTDLALYGPSYEPGESFRQFSIGVRNLGPYPSPYNALFTAYYGEQAFHQEELPPLALGDSIRLSFILPEDVELMYLFLEHQNDLDTDNNLMHYSVLGQFAEAPHLNEVFPAPLPGKQEWIELYAPASSAKGSYQIHDASGASISFNLPDVPGYFVLCSDPASFLEEYPQCPSALVLQAQSWTQLNNDGDALYLWDEFALLDSMAYVSSTAEMSFQRVLQDTEVMWRLGEPSPCAENFHTSQDLPQHNEYLKIFGSPCDVRNGEVLNISYNMPVVSNRVNCSIWDMNGRKVISLADNLQIADRGVLCWDGKKSGGSYAPRGLYLVLWESQSTDGGKVYRRQKSIVIK